GCTCGTATCCGACCTCAAGCAGCGGGGGCTCCTGGAGGATACGCTAGTGGTCTGGGCCGGGGAATTCGGGCGTACCAACTACTGCCAAGGAAAGCTCGTCCCTAACAACTTTGGGCGGGACCACCACCCCAAATGCTTCACTCTGTGGGCGGCCGGCGGCGGGTTCAAGGCCGGCGCCGTGCACGGAGCCACCGACGATTTTTGCTACAACATCGTCGACCGCCCGGTTTCGGTCTACGACTTCAACGCGACGTTGTTGTACGTTTTGGGGATCAACCATACTCGACTGACGTATCGCTACCTCGGACGCGACTTTCGATTGACTGATGTCCACGGCGAGGTGCGGCATGAACTACTCTCCTAATAATGAATCCTCGATGATTTCGCGACGCCCTTACGACAATGGTTTGGTGGTCATGCCCCGCAGAGCGGCCCGTCGCGAATGGCGCGCGTCCCGCCGTCGTCTACTGTTGAAATCGCTCGCCGCCGTACTGGCTGCGGCGGCGGCCTGCATCGCAAACGAAGCGGCGCAAGCAGACGACAGCGTCCCCGAGCTCTCTCACCTCGTGCGGCCGATCTTGTCGGATAAGTGCTTCTACTGCCACGGGCCCGACGAAGCGAATCGCCCGACCGACCTTCGTATGGATACCCCGGAGGGGATCCGCCAAGCATTCGATGGCGGCCTGAAAAAGAGCCTCGCGTGGCGCCGGATTGCCGCCGACGACGATGCCGATAGGATGCCCCCGGCCGGCTCGCACAAGCCATTGACCGCCGCGGAAAAGCAGACGCTCCAGGATTGGGTCGCAGCGGGCGCGGTTTGGTCGCCGCACTGGGCGTTCGTCCCACCAGTCAAGGCCGAACCCCCCAGAGAGTATTCCGCCCATCCGGTCGACGCCTTCGTGCGTCGCCGCCTGCATCGCGAGGGCCTCGCGCCCTCCGGGCGGGCCTCGAGGGAAAAGCTGATCCGCCGCGTCACTTTCGACCTTCACGGACTGCCGCCCACGATCGAAGAGATCGACGACTTCGTTCAGGATACCCGGCCCGACGCTTGGGGGCGCGTGATCGACCGCCTCCTCGCCTCACCACGTTACGGCGAGCGGATGGCGGTCTCTTGGCTCGATGGGGCCCGCTACGCCGACACCAACGGGTATCAGAACGACTTCCGTCGCACGATGTGGCCCTGGCGTGATTGGGTGATCAACGCCTTTAACCGCAACATGCCGTTCGACCAATTCACGATCGAACAGATAGCGGGGGACCTCCTTCCGGAGCCGACTAATGAGCAACGCATCGCGTCCGGCTTCAACCGCAACAACCGAACCGTCACCGAGGCCGGATCGATCCCTGAAGAATGGCTCGTGGAGAACGTGATCGACCGCGTCGAAACCACATCGACCGTGTTTCTTGGGCTAACGATGGGCTGCGCGCGGTGCCATGACCACAAATTCGACCCCATATCGCAGCAAGAGTTCTATGAGTTCTACGCGTTCTTCAACAACATCGAAGAGGAAGGGGTCTACTCCGAGGTGCGCGGCAATGTCGGCCCGGTAGTTGAGTGCCTAAGCGAGGCCGACCGGCTCGAACTCGCTCGCCTGGAGTCGCGAGTGCGTCTTGAGACCAAGTCGCTAGCCGAAAGCCGGTCGTCGGCGATAGCTTCGTTGAGGGAATGGGCGGTCGAGACGCCACTCCCCCGAGCGATTCCCACTACTGCCGCGGTGCGGCTGGACGGCGCTCCATTTGCGGCGGTGGCCGAACATGAAAAGGTCGTCTCGCCCAACGCGGCAAGCCATCTTCCCAAGACCGAAAACGCCTTCCTGGGACCCGTCGCGACGCTCGAGGGCGATCAGTGGCTGGAGTACGAGGGCTTGTTCGAGCCCCACGCCGACCGCCCGTTCACCCTGACCGCGTGGGTCAAGCGACTGGGGGGAGGAGTGATACTTTCCAAGATGGCCGACAGCGACGCCTATCGGGGCATCGACTGGATGCTGGACGAAGGGAACCACCTTGTCACCCACTTCATTGACCGCTGGCCAGAGAGCGCACTGAAGATGACGACCAAGAAACCCCTGGCCGAGGGTGTGTGGACCCACGTCGCGGTCGCCTACGACGGGAGCTCGAAGCCGTCGGGCGTTTCGATCTTCTTCGGGGCCGAACCGCAGCCGACGATCACGAACAACAACTCCCTCTCGGGCCCGCTGCAAACGGGCCAGCCCTTCCGCATCGGGCGGCGTTCGGGTGGCTCGATGCTGCACGGCAGCGTTGCGCGTATTCGCGTCTTTGACTACGTCTTGTCGGGCGATGAGCTGAGTGAGATTATCGCCAGCGATCTGCTGAGTGCGCCCGCGACGAGGAAGTTCGCCGAGGCGTCGACAGGGAGCCAGGCCGCAGAGACCAAGACGTCCGTCGAGAATGTCTTGCTCGCTGAGTACTCCGCGATCGTCGATCCCAACGGCGGCAACGAGTACGCCAAGGCCAGCAGCCGACTCGAGGAAGCCCGGCGCGCGGCAGACGAGTTCCGCGAAAACATCCCAACCTGTATGGTCATGCAGGAACGTGAGACTCCCCGCGAGACGTTTGTCTTGAGCCGGGGCCAGTACAATCAACCAGACCTGCAGCGCCAAGTCTTTCCGTCAGTACCGACGTTTCTGGGGGCCCTGCCGTCGGGTCGCGCCGATCGCCTGGCGCTTGCCGAGTGGATCGTCTCCCGCGACAACCCCCTGACCGCCCGTGTCGTGGCGAATCGCCTCTGGGGGAGATTCTTCGGGAGGGGACTCGTCAAGACGGAGGAAAACCTGGGCGTCCAATGCGACCCTCCGTCCCACCCCGAGCTGCTCGACTGGCTAGCGGTTGAGCTCATGGACTCGGGTTGGGACCTCCAGCACCTTACGCGGCTGGTGCTCACGAGCAAAACGTATCAGCAGTCGACCGTCGCCGACCCCGAACGGTACCGAGAAGAACCGGACAATCGTCTACTCGAGCGGGGTCCGCGGCGCCGTCTGCAGGCAGAGTTTGTCCGCGATCAAGCATTGTCGGTCGGGGGTTTGCTCACCGACCGAATAGGCGGGGCCTCGGTGTTCCCCTACCAGCCCAGCGGGTTGTGGGACGAGCTTGCCGGTGGCGCCAACGAGGGGTCCTACAAACAGTCACGCGGCCCGGACCTCTATCGACGCTCTTTGTATACCTATCGTAAGCGGACCGTGCCCCACCCGACCACGGCCGTATTCGATGCGCCGGGTTTCGAGATTTGCACCGTTAAGAGGTCTTTGACAAACACCCCGCTCCAGGCGTTGGCCCTGCTCAACGACCCGACCTACGTCGAGGCCGCCAGAAAGCTGGCCGAGCGGATGATCCTCGAGGGGGGCCAAAACCCTCGCGACCGCGTCAGTTATGGCTTCCGACTGGTCACGTCGCGGCGGCCCTCGGAGCTCGAAGTCACCCAACTGTGTGCTTCGCTGGAGAAACAAAAAGCCCATTTTGCGGGCGCTGAAGAACGGGTCGACCAGTTCCTTGTTACGGGCGACGCCCACCCCGATCCCTCACTGGACCGACCGGAACTCGCCGCCTATGCGATTATTGGGAGCCTGCTGCTAAATCTCGACGAGTCGATCACTACGGAATAGCCCTGATGCAAACCGATAGCGCCCTCCATTCCGCACAGCAATGCAACCGCCGCCGCTTCCTGCTTCAGACCGCCGGCAGTTTGGGCGGGGCGGCCCTGGCATCCCTTACCAGCCAATCGGCCACGTCGTCTAGCGCCGGCGGCCTGAACCTCCACAATCCGCCGAGAGCCAAGCGGGTCATCTACCTCTTCCAATCGGGGGCCCCCTCGCAGTTTGAGAGCTTCGACTACAAACCCGCGCTTGCCAAACTTGCCGGCAAAGACCTGCCCGACTCAGTGCGCGACGGGCAGCGACTTACGGGCATGACCAGCGGGCAGGACCGTTTCCCTATCGTCCCTTCGTTGTTCCCGTTTCGGAAGCATGGCGAGTCTGGCGCCGAGATCTGCGACCTCTTTCCACACACCGCAAAGGTCGCGGACGACCTGCTCATTGTTAGATCGATGAAGACTGAGGCGATCAACCACGACCCAGCGATCACGTTCTGTCAGACCGGTTCGCAGGTTGCGGGGCGTCCGAGCATGGGCGCCTGGGTTGCCTACGGTCTCGGGAGCCTCAACGACGACCTGCCGTCGTACGTCGTGATGCTGTCGCGTGGTAGTGGGCGGGCCGCGGGGCAGCCGCTCTACGATCGGCTGTGGGGCAGTGGATTCCTCCCCTCGAGCTACCAGGGTGTCAAGCTCCGCGCCGCCGCGGACCCAGTCCTCTACCTGACTGATCCAGCGGGTTGCAACCGCGCGCAGCGGAGAGACCTACTCAACGACCTCGGGCAGCTGAATTCCTACCACCACGAACAGGTTGGCGACCCCGAGACGCTGGCGCGCATCGCTCAGTACGAGATGGCTTTCCGGATGCAGTCGTCCGTTCCCGACCTCACCGACATCTCCGACGAGCCGAAGCACGTGCTTGATATGTACGGCGAAGACGTCCACAAGCCCGGCACCTACGCTCGCAACTGCCTCCTAGCAAGGCGTCTCGCCGAACGCGACGTCCGCTTCATTCAGCTCTACCACATGGGGTGGGACCAGCACAACGACCTGCCCAACCATATGGGAAAGCAGTGCAAGGACACCGATCAACCACAGGCCGCCCTGATTGCCGACCTGAAGCAACGGGGTTTGCTCAATGATACCCTCGTTGTCTGGGGCGGCGAGTTCGGCCGCACGGTCTACTGTCAGGGCGAGCTATCCGCGAACAACTACGGCCGCGACCACCACCCCCGGTGCTTCAGCATCTGGATGGCTGGCGGTAGCGTCAAGGGCGGGGTGACCTACGGAGCAACCGATGACTTCTCGTACAACATCGTCGAAAAGCCCGTCGAGGTTCACGACTTGAACGCAACGATCCTATACCTGCTCGGGATCGACCACACTCGGCTAACCCACCGTTTCCAAGGACGCGATTTCCGACTCACGGACGTACACGGAAACATCATGCGGGACTGGTTGGCCTAGCGGCCGCGGGGCCGTCGGGCCCTAGGATCCCTCGCCCGCTAAGGAACGACTCTCGGACGGTTGGCGAGGGTGCTGCCTGCGGTCCCGAGTTGCGCTCGAGTCGTCCCGCCGATCTCCTCTCGGATTCCCATTCGCCGGCGTAAGGTCAAGAAACTCGTCCGACGCCAGATTTTGCGAGTTCACGCCGCCGCCCGGTAGTAGTGCTTGAGTATCCCGCCAAGCCGTTCACAACACCGAGTCAAGCCGTCCGGCGGCGGCTCTTCTGGGTCTGCAATCAATCGGTTGTCGAGCCCCTGATGATTTCGCTCCGCGTGGTAGTGCTTGAGGTACTCACAGACGGCATTCTGCAACGCGTCCTCGCCAAAGAAGATCATTCGATCGAGACACTCTTCCTTGATGCTCCGCATAAGCCGCTCAATGTACGCGTTCAGGTTGGGCGTCTTGGGAGGCAGCCGAAGCGAGTGCACACCGCCGTGGCCGACCGTGTTTCGGAACGCGGCGGAGAACTTCGTATCTCGATCCATGATGAGCAGGCGTGAGTCTTTCAGGAAGCCATCTTCGTCGTCGATCAGGTTCCTGCCGATCTGCTGCATCCACGCGTCGTTTGGTGCGGTTGTGCATCCTGCAAAATAAGCCCGCCGCGTCTTTGGCTGGATCACGAAAAGCAAGTAAAAGGTGATCAATCCCCGCGGCGCCCAGACTTCGACACTTGTGAAGTCGACCGCGGCTAACTGGTCCCAATGGGCTTTGAGGAACTCCTTCCAAGGCGTCCGCTTCTTCCGGAGCGGTGCGGGTTCCAGGCCGTGGGCCTTCAAGACATTGGCGACGGTCGAATCGGAGACCTCGTGGCCGACGTTCGCCAACGCTCCCTGAATCCGGTGGTAGCCCCAAGAGCGGTTCTCTTTGGCGAAGCGGACAATCAGATCCGTGACCTCCCGGGAGATCGGGCGACGACCTGCCTTCTTCCGCCGCTCGCTGTAGTCCCACTTCTGCGCCACAAGTTTCCGGTGCCAACGCAGGATCGTGTCCGGCGTGAAAATCGTCGTGATCGACTCCAAGCCCTTCCTTCCCTTTGACCGCCAACCTTCGGCGTTGGTCGTCGGTCAGCAGAATCCGCTTTTTTCCAATCTGCTCGCGTAAGACGCGGTTCTCCGTGCAGAGGTAGTCGATCGCTACGATCTGCTGCCGGTTGACCCAGCCGACCGCCCAGACGAAGGCGAGATGCCAGGGTTGCAGGGGCGTGGTCATCGGGCCTCCTTGCGAGTCGTGCCTGGGGACCCCAGATTACCCGATTCCGGACCCAGTATCTCGGCCGAGATTGATGGACTCTCCCGCCAAAAGAGACTGCAAATCAAGGCGATTCGCGTCGGCTGAGTTTTTGGACCATACGCGTTCCCGACCTTGAATCAACGGGCTGGCTCGTTGGACAACCTTCTTGAACAGGACGCTACCCCGCGACTTCGATCTCCGCCCGCCGATGCCGAGAACTATTGCCCAATAGAGTCGTGGGTCGCGTGCTGACCGTCTTCATACGGTCGGCGTCAGATTTCGGACCATCGTTTCCCTCAGAATCGTTGACACTCTGAGGGGCAGTGAGAAGTCGACGCCTCGATGGGAGGCTGACCTGCGAAAGAGCCAAGTCGTGGGCGTCGGACCTCCGTGAATCTGATGAATACGTAGACCGTGACAAGATCGCTTGGGCCCGTCCACCGGATGTGCTCCGAATCGCGGCGAACTCTGCAAGCGTCATAGCCGGCTGGCTTGACAGAGACAAGGGAAGTGTAGTCGAAGGGTCTCCTACAATCGTCCCGCGCGCCAACGCTGCCGCGGGCAAAGCAACTGGGGCGGCTGCGGCCACTATGGCGTCGCGCAAGAGGGCGTAGTCTCCGGCGTCGACTACCATGTTCTTATTGCCATCCGCGAGCAGTTCCGTAGCGGATCCGTAGGCAGTTTTCCAGGTCAGTAGGTCGTTGCTATCAACCAATCCGTCGCCGTTGTAGTCGCCGGTAATCCCCGACCCGACCACCAGGTAGACAGTCGCCGGGGAGGAGTTCTGCACGAAGTCGTTCGCGAAGTATCTAAAACTGTCGGTCCCGGCAAAGCCCGGATCGGGCGTGTACGTGATGGCCCCGTTCGGGGCGAGCTGCAGCTGGCCGTGTGTGGTGGAGGTCTCGAGCACGGCGACCACGTCGCCGCCCTCGGGGTCGATGTCGTTGGTGAGCACGTTTGCATCGACGCCGATCGGCGAGTTGGTCTGGACGTCGAAGCGGTCGCCCTGGGCGAGGACCGGCCCGTTCGCGCCGACCTGGTCCCAGACCCAGCTCCACCAGTCGGACAGCAGCGTCACGACGAGCTGCTGCAGGTCCGTTTCCGGTGGCGGCTCGGTCTGGCTCGCGACAAAGTCCTCCCACAGGTACGGGTCGGCCGACAGGAAATCACCGGGGTAGCAGAAAAAGCCGGCCAGCTCGGGGTCGGGGCAGGCAAACGGGTGGGCGTTCGGGTCGTCGGGGTCGCCGGCGAACGGGTCCGAGAACGCGGCGCCCGCCAGCCGGTAGGTGACCGGCGTGGAGAGCGGCTCGTAGAGCGAGACCGTGTTGAAGTCGGCGGTGTACTCGCCCGGCGGCAGCAGCACAGCAAGCTGAGAACGCGTGGTCCCCGCGGGGCCGGCGATCCGGTAGACCGCCTCGCCGTCGGAGGTCCGGATCGTGGCGACGACCGCGCTCAGCGGGGCGCCACCGGTGGACTCGAGGAGGAAGTGGAACAGCTGTGGCTCGGCCACGTAGAAGGTGTGGGTCACGCCGAAGTCGGTCGGGGCGAGGGTCCCCTCGGCAAACGTCGGCAGCGACAGCGAGGCGTCCTGGAACGAGGCGGTCAGCTCGTAGTTGCCGGTGTTGAAGAAGCCGTCGGGGTCGTCGGCCTGGATGCCGATGTAGTAGTCCTCCGACGGCAGCACGCCGCTCACCTGCAGCACGAGCTGGCCCGATCCGTTCATCAGCAGTTCGGTTGGCAGGAGATTGCCGTCGTGGTTGTTGACCGTAACCCTGGGGACGAGTCCGCCGGCCTCCAGCGAGCGGACAGCGACGGTCAGCGTGCCGGTCGGACCGGCAAAGACCTCAGGGCTGTCGACCTCGAAGAAGTCGACGTCGTCGGCCGTGGTGATGGCGCCCTGGATGGAGTAGCGGGCGCCGACCGCGAAGTCGGCGTCGAGCTCCAGCACCGCCGCGCCGCCGAAGGTGTTGTTCTCGTGGTCTTCCTGCTCGAAGAAGTCGTCCTCGTCGGGCTCGAGCACCTTGGAGATCTGTTTGGGAGTGAGCTTGCGGAGCGAACCGTCCGCGTACCGCTCGATGAGCGCGTCGGGGACCTCGTTGAGGTCATCGAAGGTGGTGGTGAGCGAGTAACCGCCGCGTTCGTAGTCGGCTCCGGCGGCCGCCTTGACCTCGATATAGTAATCGCGGCCGTCGACCGAGGTCGGCAGCGTGATTGTGAGCGTGTCGCCGCCCATGCTGGTCGACGCGGCGGTGGCGATGGGCTGTTGGCTATCGTCGTAGATCGTGACCTCGGGCGTCAGCAGGCTGATGCCCGCGGTGCGGACCTCGAACGTCAGCGGCCCGGTGTAGTTGTCCAGGTTCGGCAGCCGGAAGAAGTCGACGTCGGCGGCGGAGCTGATGTCGGCGTAGAGGATCGACGGGACCTTGCCGGCGTCGGTTGGCGGGGTGTCCTCGATCGCGATCCGCGACGCCGAGGTGATGACGTTGTTGTCGGGGTTGTTGCGGTTGTCGAGCGTCTCGTACAGGTCGGCGGAACGGACGCCGTAAAGGTCCTGCAGGTTTGCGACGTCGGTCGTCGTGGGCTGGGTGGCGGTCGGGATAGGCCCGGGGTGGAGCGGCGAGTTCGGGTCCGCGCTGTCCTCGAGCCCGAACACGTTGCCCGCCTCGTGCAGGGCGATCGCGTAGATGTCGTCGACGCTGGTAAAGTTGAACTGGGTGTTGAACAGGACATCGCCCAACCAAGAGCCGCCAACCACGCCGTCCATCGGCACCGAGACCGCGCCGATCGAGGGGTCCAGCAAGACTGCGCCGACGCGGATGTCGCCGAAGCGGGGGTCGCCCAGCGAGGCGCCGGGCGAGCCAAACGCCTGGCCGCCGTCGTCGCAGAGGCCGATGTCGGCGTTCGTGTGCACGGCCCACGACTGGAAGGCAGACAGGATGGCCTGCTTCCAGGTCGCCTCGGGGGCGATCGCGTTGAAGGCGGCGTGCAGCGCGCTCGACTGCCCGGCGGCGTCGACCCCGTCGGCCACGAAGCTGAGGGAAAGGTACGCGTCGTTCGCCAGCGTCAGCCCGTCGCCGTCGAGCAGCTCCCTGCGTTCGAGAGGCTCGAACTGCAAGGGCAGGCGGTTCTTGGAATTGTAGAGTCGGTGTCTCATGAACGCGAAGCAGTTAAAGTTGTTTAGGTCCCGGCGGGCCGGCGGCGGTCTCGGCGGCGGGCGCGGAAGGTTTGGGCATCGACAAGCGGAGGCTTGCGCCGATCAGCTCCCGGTAGGCCGGCAGGCGACGCAGCGCCGCCAGGTCGGGGTCTTTGGCGGCGCGGAGCCCCAGACGCGGCTCCTTGGCGAACGCAGCCTGCAGCCAGTCAACCGCCTTCGCGGCGTCCGAGTCGACGCTCGCCGAGGTCAGCGAGTAGACGCAGGCCTGCTGCAGAGCGTCGATCGGGGTCGCCTGCTCGGGCGCGAGCTCGGGCAGGGCGGCGAGGGCGGCCGCCCGGTCGCCGGCCCGGGCGTGGAGCACGGCGAGCGAGAGCTTGGCGGTCGGGTCATGGGGGCGGAGCTGGGCGAGCCGTTGGGCGTGCCGCATCGCGTCGGCCGGGCGGTCCAGCCGGTCGGCGAGCACGAAGATCAGGTTCTTGTGCAAGCTCACCGAGTTCGGGAACAATGCCGCGCCACGCTGCAGCTGTTCGGCGGCCTGCTCGGGATCGGTGGTCGCCAGGGCCATGCCGCGGGCGGACCAGCCGAGGTCGTCGCGTGGCTCGAGGGTGAGGCCCCGCTCAACGTCGGACTTGGTGCCCTGGGCGTTGCCGAGCGACCTGCGGAGATCGGCCCGCAGCAGCCACGCGCGGCAGTCGGAGTTGTCGATCTCCAGGGCGCGGGTGGCGTCCTGTTCGGCGGACTCGAACTGGCCAATCCCGCGGGAGGCGACCGCCCGATTGAGCAGCACACACGCGGTCTGCGGCGAGCGCGACAGTGCAGCGGAGAAGTCATCGACGGCCAAGGACTGGCGGCCCGCCTGCACGCGGGCGAGGCCGCGGTTGTAGTAGCCGGCCATCGCATCCGGCTGCAAGGCGATCAGCGCCGTGTAGGCCGAGTCGGCGTCGTTCAGTCTGCCGGTGGCGGCCAGCGCGTTGCCGAGCAGCAGCCACCGAACCGGGTCGGAGGCGTACGCCGCGTCGACCTCGGTCAGCAGACGGATCGCGCCTGCGTAATCACGGGACGTCATCAAAGCCGCGGCGGCCGCGATCGGGTCGGAAGAACCCAGGCTAGGTTGCAGTCCAAGAGGCGCGACGGCGCCGCTGTCGCCGTGCTGCCGGCGGTCGAGTTCTGCGAGCAGGTGGCTGAGGTTTTGCGTCTCCCGTGCGACCGCAGCGGCCTGCTCGGCGGTGAGCAGCCCGAGCCGCGTCGCGTGGGGCGGGGCGAACCGCGCCAGCGCCAGCTCGGCGGCGGCCGAACCCCGCGACCAGATCTCTGGCTCGCTGCCGGGCGTGTGCAGCATCAGCCGGGCGGCGAGGGCGTCGTTGTCGAAGGCGTCGAACTCACGCTGGGCCTCGACGCGTTCCAAGCGGTGGCTCCGGTTCAAGGCAATGCCGCTGACGGCGGCGATGCCGGCCGCCAGGGCGAGCATGCCGGCCCAACGCAGCGTGGTGCGGTTTCGGCGGCCCCACTTTGCCAGCCGCTGTCGGCTGGCCGGCTCGCCGGTGTGGCGGAGCGGCAGGTCGTCGAGATGGCGGGCGAGGTCGTCGGCGAGCTCGGCGGCCTGGTAGCGGTCGGCGGGGTCCGCGGCGAGCGACTTCCGCAGCAACGCCCGCACCGTGGGCGACAGCGCATCCGCGGCCGGACTTTCGAGCGAGAACCGGCGGCGCTCCTCCGCGAGCGTCTCGAGGTTGAGGGCGGCGGGTTCTGGTGCTTTGGCGCCGGGGCCGAGGGTCCCGGGCGGGAACGGCGCCTTGCCGGTGACCAGCTGGTAGAGCAGCACGCCAAGCGAGTAGACGTCGCTGGCGGGACGAACGGCCTGGCCGCGGCTGAGCGCGTCCAGGTGTTCGGGCGCCAGGTAGGGCAGGGTGCCGCCCACGACGAGCGTCTGCGTGTCGGCCGCCGTGCTGTCCGACGCCAGGTTGAAGTCGAGCAGCCGCGCGACGCCGTCGTCGCCCAGCAGGATGTTGGCCGGCTTGATGTCGGAATGGACGATGCCGCGGGCGTGGGCGTGGGCCAGACCGTCGGCGAGCTGGCGGACGATCTCGAGGGCGGCTCGTTCGGCGGTGGGCTGCGACCGGCGTTCGGCCTTCTCGGCTCGGCGGAGCGAACGTGGTTTGGCTCCGGGCTTGGGCGCCTTGATGGTCTCGTCGAGGCGTTTGGCGAGCGTCGAGGCGAGATCGCCGCGGGCGCCGGCCCCGGTGAACGCCGCCAGCGTCTGGCGGCCGAGGTACGGCATGCAGATACCGAGCCAACCCTCGTGCGTGTGCATCGAGTAGATCGGCGTGATATTCGTGTGGTGGAGCTTGGCGAGTCGCTGCGCCTCGACCGACCGCTTGGGCGTAATCTTCAGCACGACCTCGCGGGAAGAAAGCTCGTGCTGGCGCGAGACGAACACCGCGCCGAAGGCGCCACGGCCGAGCAACTCGACCAGCTCGAACCCGGCGAACTGGTCACCGACCTGCGGTTCCTCGGGCCGCGACGTCGCGGCGTCCGGCACGGACCCGCTGGGCCAGTGGGCGGCGTCGATCGAGTACTCCGCCGCGACCTGCTCGGGCCTCAGCTGCTCGCCCGATCGCTTCCGCAGGCGGTACTCCTCGAAGGCCGCCGGCGCGAGCACGCTCGGGGTGGCGAACATCGCCGGCACGACCGCCTGGTAGTCGCGGAGTCGGGCGGGCTCGCCACGCAGCGTGCGTCGCTCGAGGTCGACCCGGACCATCTCGGTGACGATCTCGGCGAACGCGGGGTGGTCCGCCGCGGGCAGGTAGGCGGCGAGCGCGTCGGGGCCGACCGCGTGCGCATCGCTCTCGAACGCCTCGACGTAGAGGTCGAGGTCGTCGCCGGCCGGCTCGTGATCAGTGGGCGTTAGTGGCTTCATCAATCAGCCCCCGCAGACGGGTTCGGAAGGTCTGCAAGACTCGCTCGATGGTTCGTTCGGTTCGCTGGGTCGTGGCCGCGATCTCGCTCTGCTTGTAGCCCTCGATCCGCAGCCGCACGATCTGG
This is a stretch of genomic DNA from Posidoniimonas polymericola. It encodes these proteins:
- a CDS encoding DUF1553 domain-containing protein → MISRRPYDNGLVVMPRRAARREWRASRRRLLLKSLAAVLAAAAACIANEAAQADDSVPELSHLVRPILSDKCFYCHGPDEANRPTDLRMDTPEGIRQAFDGGLKKSLAWRRIAADDDADRMPPAGSHKPLTAAEKQTLQDWVAAGAVWSPHWAFVPPVKAEPPREYSAHPVDAFVRRRLHREGLAPSGRASREKLIRRVTFDLHGLPPTIEEIDDFVQDTRPDAWGRVIDRLLASPRYGERMAVSWLDGARYADTNGYQNDFRRTMWPWRDWVINAFNRNMPFDQFTIEQIAGDLLPEPTNEQRIASGFNRNNRTVTEAGSIPEEWLVENVIDRVETTSTVFLGLTMGCARCHDHKFDPISQQEFYEFYAFFNNIEEEGVYSEVRGNVGPVVECLSEADRLELARLESRVRLETKSLAESRSSAIASLREWAVETPLPRAIPTTAAVRLDGAPFAAVAEHEKVVSPNAASHLPKTENAFLGPVATLEGDQWLEYEGLFEPHADRPFTLTAWVKRLGGGVILSKMADSDAYRGIDWMLDEGNHLVTHFIDRWPESALKMTTKKPLAEGVWTHVAVAYDGSSKPSGVSIFFGAEPQPTITNNNSLSGPLQTGQPFRIGRRSGGSMLHGSVARIRVFDYVLSGDELSEIIASDLLSAPATRKFAEASTGSQAAETKTSVENVLLAEYSAIVDPNGGNEYAKASSRLEEARRAADEFRENIPTCMVMQERETPRETFVLSRGQYNQPDLQRQVFPSVPTFLGALPSGRADRLALAEWIVSRDNPLTARVVANRLWGRFFGRGLVKTEENLGVQCDPPSHPELLDWLAVELMDSGWDLQHLTRLVLTSKTYQQSTVADPERYREEPDNRLLERGPRRRLQAEFVRDQALSVGGLLTDRIGGASVFPYQPSGLWDELAGGANEGSYKQSRGPDLYRRSLYTYRKRTVPHPTTAVFDAPGFEICTVKRSLTNTPLQALALLNDPTYVEAARKLAERMILEGGQNPRDRVSYGFRLVTSRRPSELEVTQLCASLEKQKAHFAGAEERVDQFLVTGDAHPDPSLDRPELAAYAIIGSLLLNLDESITTE
- a CDS encoding DUF1501 domain-containing protein → MQTDSALHSAQQCNRRRFLLQTAGSLGGAALASLTSQSATSSSAGGLNLHNPPRAKRVIYLFQSGAPSQFESFDYKPALAKLAGKDLPDSVRDGQRLTGMTSGQDRFPIVPSLFPFRKHGESGAEICDLFPHTAKVADDLLIVRSMKTEAINHDPAITFCQTGSQVAGRPSMGAWVAYGLGSLNDDLPSYVVMLSRGSGRAAGQPLYDRLWGSGFLPSSYQGVKLRAAADPVLYLTDPAGCNRAQRRDLLNDLGQLNSYHHEQVGDPETLARIAQYEMAFRMQSSVPDLTDISDEPKHVLDMYGEDVHKPGTYARNCLLARRLAERDVRFIQLYHMGWDQHNDLPNHMGKQCKDTDQPQAALIADLKQRGLLNDTLVVWGGEFGRTVYCQGELSANNYGRDHHPRCFSIWMAGGSVKGGVTYGATDDFSYNIVEKPVEVHDLNATILYLLGIDHTRLTHRFQGRDFRLTDVHGNIMRDWLA
- a CDS encoding integrase core domain-containing protein, whose amino-acid sequence is MESITTIFTPDTILRWHRKLVAQKWDYSERRKKAGRRPISREVTDLIVRFAKENRSWGYHRIQGALANVGHEVSDSTVANVLKAHGLEPAPLRKKRTPWKEFLKAHWDQLAAVDFTSVEVWAPRGLITFYLLFVIQPKTRRAYFAGCTTAPNDAWMQQIGRNLIDDEDGFLKDSRLLIMDRDTKFSAAFRNTVGHGGVHSLRLPPKTPNLNAYIERLMRSIKEECLDRMIFFGEDALQNAVCEYLKHYHAERNHQGLDNRLIADPEEPPPDGLTRCCERLGGILKHYYRAAA
- a CDS encoding Ig-like domain-containing protein; amino-acid sequence: MRHRLYNSKNRLPLQFEPLERRELLDGDGLTLANDAYLSLSFVADGVDAAGQSSALHAAFNAIAPEATWKQAILSAFQSWAVHTNADIGLCDDGGQAFGSPGASLGDPRFGDIRVGAVLLDPSIGAVSVPMDGVVGGSWLGDVLFNTQFNFTSVDDIYAIALHEAGNVFGLEDSADPNSPLHPGPIPTATQPTTTDVANLQDLYGVRSADLYETLDNRNNPDNNVITSASRIAIEDTPPTDAGKVPSILYADISSAADVDFFRLPNLDNYTGPLTFEVRTAGISLLTPEVTIYDDSQQPIATAASTSMGGDTLTITLPTSVDGRDYYIEVKAAAGADYERGGYSLTTTFDDLNEVPDALIERYADGSLRKLTPKQISKVLEPDEDDFFEQEDHENNTFGGAAVLELDADFAVGARYSIQGAITTADDVDFFEVDSPEVFAGPTGTLTVAVRSLEAGGLVPRVTVNNHDGNLLPTELLMNGSGQLVLQVSGVLPSEDYYIGIQADDPDGFFNTGNYELTASFQDASLSLPTFAEGTLAPTDFGVTHTFYVAEPQLFHFLLESTGGAPLSAVVATIRTSDGEAVYRIAGPAGTTRSQLAVLLPPGEYTADFNTVSLYEPLSTPVTYRLAGAAFSDPFAGDPDDPNAHPFACPDPELAGFFCYPGDFLSADPYLWEDFVASQTEPPPETDLQQLVVTLLSDWWSWVWDQVGANGPVLAQGDRFDVQTNSPIGVDANVLTNDIDPEGGDVVAVLETSTTHGQLQLAPNGAITYTPDPGFAGTDSFRYFANDFVQNSSPATVYLVVGSGITGDYNGDGLVDSNDLLTWKTAYGSATELLADGNKNMVVDAGDYALLRDAIVAAAAPVALPAAALARGTIVGDPSTTLPLSLSSQPAMTLAEFAAIRSTSGGRAQAILSRSTYSSDSRRSDAHDLALSQVSLPSRRRLLTAPQSVNDSEGNDGPKSDADRMKTVSTRPTTLLGNSSRHRRAEIEVAG